Genomic segment of Thermodesulfobium sp. 4217-1:
CTACAAGCTTTGTCTGTAGTGAAAGGATCCAAAATTACATCTCCCTCATTTGTACTTGCTAATATTATTCTTTTAAGCAAGTCAAAAAGGCTTTTGTGTTGGATGCTTTCCAAATTTTTTTCGATTGGTTTTAATGTATTAATCAACCAAACAGATCTCATTTGCATACCCGGTTTTTTTAACTGATCTTCGCTCCAATCGCCATTTTTCATTAAATCATAATTGAAAGTGTGCTTTGCTTTTTTGTCTTTTCTGGCCCAAAGCAAAGTCTCGTGGCTAGCTGTAAAAAACGACATGATAAATTTGGAGATGCATTAGGCTTAAACATTTAGAAAATGAAAATTATTAATTTCTAAAGCGAAACCGCATTGATAAATAGAATGGTATGTTCCACTAATCCAAATAGTTCCATTAGTTTTCAAAACACGCCTACAAGTCTTTATCCATTCTACATGAAATTCAAAGTTTTCTTTCGTGCAATTTGATAAATCCCAATCACCTTTTTTTACGCTTACCATCTTTCCATTTTGACAAGTAAAGCTACCGCTAGACAAAAAATATGGTGGATCAGCAAAAATCATATTTTTAGAGTTTTTTGGCAAAGTGTTTAAAATTTCCAACCAATCTGCATGATATAGTTTAAATCCGAATTTTTCATGATAAATCTGTTTCAAATAACACCCCATTTTCATAGCATATTGTTTTACAATGCTTATTATTATATCATTTCTGTAGCACGATTAAATAAATTTTGATATAAAGAAAAATTTTTTTACAAAAATTGATTTCAATGATCTAACAAAAGCTCTTTTATTGTTTTACTGAATTTCTATCTTTAAATCACTATCTTTATAACCAAACAACGTTATTATATCTTTTGATAACTTAACTATACTATTAGCGCTAAGGTTTGTCTCAAGGTAAATATCTGTTCCACTTATTCTCTCTGGTTTTCTAAGTTCATCTAATTTGCTAGAAAAATATGGTCTTTTTGTGCCATGCAAATCAAGAACATAGTTAAATTGGTCTTTGTGCTTAGATAAGATAATTTCACATAGTTTTACTATCAGCTCTTTCCATGAACGCAATGAATATTTAACGCCTTTAAAAGAAAAGGAAATAGGCTTTTTTCCACTGTATTGATTAGAAACTGAACTATCACTTTTTTTATGCATAGACTTTATTTTTGTTGGCACATATATATTTTCGGTTTTTATTTCCTCTTGAGAAATTCTTGTTAAAAACTGTTCTACTGTTTCACTATCCGGCTTATATCCGCACAATTTCTCTGTTTCGTCTGCTAAAAGCTCAATTAAAAGTTCATCCGGATCAGTTATTATTTTGTTCCATGCTTTTGGAAGCGTAGTATTAATCAAATTTTGTTTTTCTTTGTTATAATAAATTTCCTTGGCATATTCCAAAGATTTGCCAGAAACTACATTATCTTTGGATAAAAGCTTTTCGAATTTTTCAACTACAACTTTATCTTCTTGTTCGTATATTTCAATGGTATAAAATTTTCTTTGAGCCCAACTTCCCTCTCCTGAAGGCAAATAAAACCACCAACTGATTCCATTTGTTAAAACTGAAAGCCCCACTCCCTCTTGAAAAGAGTAATTTAAAAGCTGCTCCTGGTGCTGATCCAAATCTT
This window contains:
- a CDS encoding type I restriction endonuclease translates to MPDAISEQEINKKLLDFIRELKKDGRQRLLNEEATKQSVILPILNALKWNVFDIESVFPEYSVNDKRVDYSLRSNKKNKVFIEVKKINEDLDQHQEQLLNYSFQEGVGLSVLTNGISWWFYLPSGEGSWAQRKFYTIEIYEQEDKVVVEKFEKLLSKDNVVSGKSLEYAKEIYYNKEKQNLINTTLPKAWNKIITDPDELLIELLADETEKLCGYKPDSETVEQFLTRISQEEIKTENIYVPTKIKSMHKKSDSSVSNQYSGKKPISFSFKGVKYSLRSWKELIVKLCEIILSKHKDQFNYVLDLHGTKRPYFSSKLDELRKPERISGTDIYLETNLSANSIVKLSKDIITLFGYKDSDLKIEIQ